CAGCAGGATGAGCATCAACGGCCCCCAGACGACACCGTTGATGGCGCTGAATATCGCTGTCAATGTTTCCACGAACGTTTCCCTCTGTTGTTTAGACTGTTTTTAAGGACATTCCCGAAAGATCTAGATGATCAGACGGCGTACCATAGCGGAAAATGCCGGAAATATTCCACCAAGTCGTAATGCCTGCTGCGACTCGTTCGTCCTGCCCGCGGCAGCGCAAGCTTAGCGCGTGTTTCGTATCGGAAACAAACGTCACGACATCGTCACCCGTCAATCGGCCGGCACACCCACGCCTGGCGCCGCTGCCAAGCGGCATGCCTCACAGGTTAGTGAGCCGGGCCGGCGGTGTCGAATACCGCCGTTGCCTGCCGGGAGCGCCCCATCCCACGCAAGTTGCACTGGACGCCTACCGTCCCACGCGCCACGCTATCGGGGCGACGGTTCCGAAAGCACGAACCGGAGGCGACCCTCGGGCTCGCCAAATGCCGCCAATGGCGTTAGCATTCGCACAGTCAGAAAACCTTTTTCTTATAGGAAAAACATCATGAGCTCGATCCCTGCCAACCTGCGCTACAACGACAGCCACGAGTGGGTGCTGGACAATGGCGACGGCACCGTCACCATCGGCATCACCGACCACGCCCAGGAAGCCCTGGGAGACGTCGTGTTCGTCGAACTTCCCGAAGTGGGACGTACCCTGCAGAAAGGTGAGGAGTTCGGCGTGATCGAATCGGTCAAGGCCGCCTCCGACCTCTACGCCCCGCTGGCCGGCGAGATCGTCGAGGTCAACGAAGCCCTCGAGGAAGCGCCCGAGACCGTCAACGAAGCGCCTTACGAAGGTGGCTGGATCATGAAGGTTCGCGTCGAGGATGCGGCCGCGGTGGAAGCGCTGCTGGATGCCGAGGCGTACCAGGCCGTGGTCGACAGCGACGCCTGAGGTCGCACCCGACCGCGACACAGCGATGCCCCCGGCCCGGCGACCGGGCACCTCC
This portion of the Billgrantia sulfidoxydans genome encodes:
- the gcvH gene encoding glycine cleavage system protein GcvH, which encodes MSSIPANLRYNDSHEWVLDNGDGTVTIGITDHAQEALGDVVFVELPEVGRTLQKGEEFGVIESVKAASDLYAPLAGEIVEVNEALEEAPETVNEAPYEGGWIMKVRVEDAAAVEALLDAEAYQAVVDSDA